Proteins encoded by one window of Cupriavidus sp. EM10:
- the gatB gene encoding Asp-tRNA(Asn)/Glu-tRNA(Gln) amidotransferase subunit GatB — MQWEVVIGLETHAQLSTASKIFSGTSTAFGAEPNTQASPVDLALPGVLPVLNKGAVERAIQFGLSIDAKIAPRSIFARKNYFYPDLPKGYQISQYEIPVVQGGQITVQVEGKQGVYEKTINLTRAHLEEDAGKSLHEDFAGMTGIDLNRAGTPLLEIVTEPDMRSSAEAVAYAKALHSLVVWLGICDGNMQEGSFRCDANVSVRPVGQEKFGTRREIKNLNSFRFLQQAIDYEVQWQIAEIEDGREIVQATVLFDPDTGETRAMRTKEDAHDYRYFPDPDLMPLEIDAAWIERVKGALPELPAAMQARFVSQYGLSAYDASTITATKSLASYYEAVVKEAGAASAKPAANWLMGDVASQLNRDGIAIDQAPVRPAQLAKLLSRIADGTVSNNTAKKDVFPAMWAGESDGDADAIIAAKGLKQMSDTGELEKIIDDVLAANAKSVEEYRAGKEKAFNALVGQAMKATKGKGNPAQVNELLKKKLG, encoded by the coding sequence ATGCAATGGGAAGTGGTGATCGGCCTGGAGACGCATGCACAGCTCTCCACGGCCTCCAAGATTTTCTCCGGCACCTCCACCGCGTTCGGGGCCGAGCCCAACACGCAGGCTTCGCCCGTGGACCTGGCGCTGCCCGGCGTGCTGCCGGTGCTGAACAAGGGTGCCGTCGAGCGCGCCATCCAGTTCGGGCTGTCGATCGACGCAAAGATCGCGCCGCGCAGCATCTTCGCGCGCAAAAATTACTTCTACCCCGACCTGCCCAAGGGCTACCAGATCAGCCAGTACGAGATTCCGGTGGTGCAGGGCGGCCAGATCACCGTGCAGGTGGAAGGCAAGCAGGGCGTCTACGAGAAGACCATCAACCTGACGCGCGCCCACCTGGAAGAAGACGCCGGCAAATCGCTGCACGAGGACTTCGCGGGCATGACCGGCATCGACCTGAACCGTGCCGGCACGCCGCTGCTGGAAATCGTGACCGAGCCCGACATGCGCAGCTCCGCCGAAGCCGTGGCCTATGCCAAGGCGCTGCACTCGCTGGTGGTGTGGCTGGGCATCTGCGACGGCAACATGCAGGAAGGCAGCTTCCGCTGCGACGCCAACGTGTCGGTGCGCCCGGTGGGCCAGGAAAAGTTCGGCACCCGCCGCGAGATCAAGAACCTGAACTCGTTCCGCTTCCTGCAACAGGCCATCGACTACGAAGTGCAATGGCAGATTGCTGAAATCGAGGACGGCCGCGAGATCGTCCAGGCCACGGTGCTGTTCGACCCGGACACCGGCGAGACCCGCGCGATGCGCACCAAGGAAGACGCGCACGACTACCGCTACTTCCCCGATCCGGACCTGATGCCGCTGGAAATCGACGCCGCGTGGATCGAGCGCGTCAAGGGCGCGCTGCCCGAGCTACCGGCCGCGATGCAGGCGCGCTTCGTCTCGCAATACGGCCTGTCGGCCTACGACGCCAGCACCATCACCGCCACCAAGTCGCTGGCCAGCTACTACGAGGCCGTGGTCAAGGAAGCAGGCGCCGCCAGCGCCAAGCCCGCCGCCAACTGGCTGATGGGCGACGTGGCATCGCAACTGAACCGCGACGGCATCGCCATCGATCAGGCGCCGGTGCGCCCGGCACAATTGGCGAAACTGCTATCGCGCATTGCCGATGGCACGGTGTCGAACAACACGGCCAAGAAGGATGTGTTCCCGGCGATGTGGGCCGGCGAATCGGACGGCGACGCCGATGCGATCATCGCCGCCAAGGGCCTGAAGCAGATGTCCGACACGGGCGAGCTGGAAAAGATCATCGACGACGTGCTGGCCGCCAACGCCAAGTCGGTCGAGGAATACCGCGCCGGCAAGGAAAAGGCGTTCAACGCGCTGGTGGGCCAGGCGATGAAGGCCACCAAGGGCAAGGGCAACCCCGCCCAGGTCAACGAACTGCTGAAGAAGAAGCTGGGCTGA
- a CDS encoding dienelactone hydrolase family protein, producing the protein MPRLLPPNLPTKIAPLMAPVVPTTVGRWLRGTLAGVAIAAALMPAAPAQPTVSMAPLSPPSPLTAPVAPASAAAVAAPATATEPATARVRLPGDPGTPELTGYWFMPREGTVARSQLLPVVVALHGCGGLVDMKVAAKRAGTIEEVIEPAAGLQSRYREYAHWLTERGYAVLMPDSFSPRGKAQGICTESLDARAIDDKTRRADAMAALRWVAKQPGIDTRRIVLLGWSNGAQAVLATIDASRPWPTDTPNVDRAVAFYPGCKRAVQQHDFRLRSPLLLMIGGADDWTPATRCAMLQNAVQSRQPKARFRLEIYPGAYHGFDGTSELHVRRDIAARHGSGVTVGGDAVARVAALAQLDSWLASSDP; encoded by the coding sequence ATGCCGCGCCTGCTCCCGCCCAACCTGCCGACCAAGATCGCGCCGCTGATGGCTCCCGTGGTTCCGACCACGGTGGGTCGCTGGCTGCGCGGGACGCTGGCAGGTGTGGCGATTGCCGCGGCGCTGATGCCCGCCGCGCCGGCGCAGCCCACGGTGTCGATGGCTCCGCTGTCGCCGCCGTCGCCCCTGACTGCCCCGGTGGCACCGGCCAGCGCAGCCGCCGTGGCGGCGCCGGCCACGGCCACCGAACCCGCCACCGCGCGGGTGCGGCTGCCGGGCGACCCTGGCACGCCGGAGCTGACCGGCTACTGGTTCATGCCGCGCGAAGGCACGGTGGCACGCAGCCAGCTGCTGCCCGTGGTGGTGGCGCTGCACGGCTGCGGCGGCCTGGTCGACATGAAGGTGGCGGCAAAGCGCGCCGGGACGATAGAAGAAGTCATCGAACCGGCCGCCGGGCTGCAAAGCCGCTATCGCGAGTACGCGCACTGGCTGACCGAGCGCGGCTATGCCGTGCTGATGCCGGACAGCTTCAGCCCGCGCGGCAAGGCGCAAGGCATCTGCACGGAATCGCTGGACGCGCGCGCGATCGACGACAAGACGCGCCGTGCCGACGCCATGGCCGCCCTGCGCTGGGTGGCGAAGCAGCCGGGCATCGACACCCGCCGCATCGTGCTGCTGGGCTGGTCCAACGGCGCGCAGGCCGTGCTGGCGACCATCGACGCCAGCCGCCCGTGGCCCACCGACACGCCGAACGTGGACCGCGCCGTGGCGTTCTATCCCGGCTGCAAGCGCGCCGTGCAGCAGCACGATTTCAGGCTGCGTTCGCCGTTGCTGCTGATGATCGGCGGCGCCGACGACTGGACGCCTGCCACGCGCTGCGCGATGCTGCAGAATGCGGTGCAAAGCCGGCAGCCCAAGGCGCGCTTCCGCCTGGAGATCTACCCGGGGGCGTACCATGGCTTCGACGGCACCAGCGAACTGCACGTGCGGCGCGATATCGCCGCGCGGCATGGTTCCGGCGTCACCGTCGGCGGCGATGCCGTGGCGCGCGTGGCCGCGCTGGCACAACTCGATTCCTGGCTGGCGAGTTCCGATCCCTGA
- the gatA gene encoding Asp-tRNA(Asn)/Glu-tRNA(Gln) amidotransferase subunit GatA has product MTFSADHQTSLRQIADALAARSVSAEELARDYLARIDAAKSLNAFVDVNPDLTLAQARAADERRANGQATPLTGVPIAHKDVFVTRGWKSTAGSKMLANYESPFDATVVDRLGAAGMVTLGKTNMDEFAMGSSNENSYQGVVRNPWDTNRVPGGSSGGSAAAVAAGLAPAATGTDTGGSIRQPASFSGITGIKPTYGRVSRYGMIAFASSLDQGGPMAHTAEDCAMLLNGMAGFDPRDSTSLTPELGGVDEDFTRLLGQPRAGATAGKPLAGLRIGLPREYFGKGLSADVEKTVRAALAEYEKLGATLVDVSLPKTELSIPVYYIIAPAEASSNLSRFDGVRYGHRAAEYRDLLDMYKKSRAEGFGPEVKRRIMVGTYVLSHGYYDAYYLQAQKIRRIIADDFQRAFAECDVIMGPVAPSVAWKLGEKTADPVQMYLADIFTLSTSLAGLPGMSVPAGFGDGNMPVGLQIIGNYFDEARLLQVAHAFQQATDWHLRRPA; this is encoded by the coding sequence ATGACCTTTTCCGCCGACCACCAGACCTCGCTGCGCCAGATTGCCGATGCGCTGGCCGCCCGCTCCGTATCCGCCGAGGAACTCGCCCGCGACTACCTGGCCCGCATCGACGCCGCCAAAAGCCTGAATGCCTTTGTCGACGTCAACCCCGACCTCACGCTGGCCCAGGCCCGCGCCGCCGACGAGCGCCGCGCCAACGGCCAGGCCACGCCGCTGACCGGCGTGCCCATCGCCCACAAGGACGTCTTCGTGACGCGCGGCTGGAAGTCCACGGCCGGCTCGAAGATGCTGGCCAACTACGAAAGCCCGTTCGACGCCACCGTGGTGGACCGCCTGGGCGCCGCCGGCATGGTGACGCTGGGCAAGACCAACATGGACGAATTCGCGATGGGTTCGTCCAACGAGAATTCGTACCAGGGCGTGGTGCGCAACCCCTGGGACACCAACCGCGTGCCGGGCGGCTCGTCGGGCGGCTCGGCTGCCGCCGTGGCCGCTGGCCTGGCGCCGGCCGCCACCGGCACCGACACCGGCGGCTCGATCCGCCAGCCGGCGTCGTTCTCGGGCATCACCGGCATCAAGCCGACATATGGCCGCGTGTCGCGCTACGGCATGATCGCGTTCGCGTCGTCGCTGGACCAGGGCGGCCCGATGGCCCATACGGCCGAGGACTGCGCGATGCTGCTCAACGGCATGGCCGGCTTCGACCCCAGGGATTCCACCAGCCTGACGCCGGAACTGGGTGGCGTGGACGAGGATTTCACGCGCCTGCTGGGCCAGCCGCGCGCCGGCGCCACGGCCGGCAAGCCGCTTGCCGGCCTGCGCATCGGCCTGCCGCGCGAATACTTCGGCAAGGGCCTGTCCGCCGACGTGGAAAAGACCGTGCGCGCCGCGCTGGCCGAGTATGAAAAGCTGGGCGCCACGCTGGTGGACGTGTCGCTGCCCAAGACCGAGCTGTCGATCCCGGTGTACTACATCATCGCGCCGGCCGAGGCTTCGTCGAACCTGTCGCGCTTCGACGGCGTGCGCTACGGCCACCGCGCCGCCGAGTACCGCGACCTGCTCGACATGTACAAGAAGAGCCGCGCCGAGGGCTTCGGCCCCGAAGTGAAGCGCCGCATCATGGTGGGCACGTACGTGCTGTCGCACGGTTATTACGATGCGTATTACCTGCAGGCGCAGAAGATCCGCCGCATCATCGCCGACGACTTCCAGCGCGCGTTTGCCGAATGCGACGTGATCATGGGCCCGGTGGCGCCGAGCGTGGCGTGGAAGCTGGGCGAGAAGACCGCCGACCCGGTGCAGATGTACCTGGCCGATATCTTCACGCTGTCCACCAGCCTGGCCGGCCTGCCCGGCATGAGCGTGCCGGCCGGCTTTGGCGACGGCAACATGCCCGTCGGCCTGCAGATCATCGGCAACTACTTCGACGAAGCGCGCCTGCTGCAGGTGGCCCATGCCTTCCAGCAGGCCACCGACTGGCACCTGCGCCGGCCGGCCTGA
- a CDS encoding rod shape-determining protein: protein MFGFLRSYFSNDLAIDLGTANTLIYMRDKGIVLDEPSVVAIRQEGGPNAKKTITAVGKEAKQMLGKVPGNIEAIRPMKDGVIADFTVTEQMLKQFIKMVHDTKLLRPSPRIIICVPCGSTQVERRAIRESALGAGASQVYLIEEPMSAAIGAGLPVSEPSGSMVVDIGGGTTEVGIISLGGMVYKGSVRVGGDKFDEAIVNYIRRNYGMLIGEQTAEAIKKEIGSAFPGSEVREMEVKGRNLSEGIPRAFTVSSNEILEALTDPLNQIVSAVKIALEQTPPELGADIAERGMMLTGGGALLRDLDRLLAEETGLPVLVAEDPLTCVVRGSGMALERMDKLGSIFSYE from the coding sequence ATGTTCGGATTTCTCCGCAGCTATTTCTCCAACGACCTGGCCATCGACCTGGGCACCGCCAACACCCTGATCTACATGCGCGACAAGGGCATCGTCCTGGACGAGCCGTCGGTCGTGGCCATCCGTCAGGAAGGCGGTCCCAACGCCAAGAAAACGATTACGGCGGTGGGCAAGGAAGCCAAGCAGATGCTGGGCAAGGTGCCTGGCAACATCGAGGCCATCCGGCCGATGAAGGACGGCGTGATCGCCGACTTCACCGTGACCGAGCAGATGCTCAAGCAGTTCATCAAGATGGTGCATGACACCAAGCTGCTGCGTCCGAGCCCGCGCATCATCATCTGCGTGCCGTGCGGTTCCACCCAGGTGGAACGCCGCGCCATCCGCGAATCGGCGCTGGGCGCCGGCGCCAGCCAGGTGTACCTGATCGAGGAGCCGATGTCGGCCGCGATCGGCGCGGGCCTGCCCGTGTCGGAGCCGTCGGGCTCGATGGTTGTCGACATTGGCGGCGGCACCACCGAGGTGGGCATCATCTCGCTGGGTGGCATGGTCTACAAGGGTTCGGTGCGCGTGGGCGGCGACAAGTTCGACGAGGCCATCGTCAACTACATCCGCCGCAACTACGGCATGCTGATCGGCGAACAGACCGCCGAAGCGATCAAGAAGGAAATCGGCTCGGCCTTCCCGGGCTCCGAAGTCCGCGAAATGGAAGTGAAGGGCCGCAACCTGTCCGAAGGTATCCCGCGCGCCTTTACCGTGTCATCCAACGAAATCCTCGAAGCCCTGACCGATCCGCTGAACCAGATCGTGTCGGCCGTGAAGATCGCTCTGGAACAGACCCCGCCCGAACTGGGCGCCGACATTGCCGAACGCGGCATGATGCTGACCGGCGGCGGCGCGCTGCTGCGCGACCTGGACCGCCTGCTGGCCGAGGAAACCGGCCTGCCGGTGCTGGTGGCCGAAGACCCGCTGACCTGCGTGGTACGCGGCTCGGGCATGGCGCTGGAGCGCATGGACAAGCTCGGCAGCATCTTCTCCTACGAGTAA
- the mreD gene encoding rod shape-determining protein MreD → MTTSQYLLRPVNPAFIALTFVLAFLWNLMPWGTTLWIPDMVALVLVFWNIHQPRKVGMGVAFLLGLLMDVHDARLLGEHALAYTLLAYFAITIHRRVLWFSVYTQALHVMPLLFITHAVPVVIRLAMGAPLPGWQLLLAPLIEAVLWPMATALLLAPQRRSADVDETRPI, encoded by the coding sequence GTGACGACATCCCAATACCTGCTGCGGCCGGTCAATCCCGCGTTTATCGCGCTGACCTTCGTGCTGGCCTTCCTGTGGAACCTGATGCCCTGGGGTACCACGCTATGGATCCCGGACATGGTGGCCCTGGTGCTGGTGTTCTGGAACATCCACCAGCCCCGCAAGGTGGGCATGGGCGTGGCGTTTCTGCTAGGCCTGCTGATGGATGTGCACGATGCGCGCCTGCTGGGCGAGCACGCGCTGGCCTATACGCTGCTGGCGTACTTCGCCATCACGATCCACCGCCGCGTGCTGTGGTTCTCGGTCTATACGCAGGCGCTGCACGTGATGCCGCTGCTGTTCATCACCCACGCCGTGCCGGTGGTGATCCGCCTGGCCATGGGTGCGCCCCTGCCGGGCTGGCAGTTGCTGCTGGCGCCGCTGATCGAAGCCGTGCTCTGGCCGATGGCCACGGCGCTGCTGCTGGCGCCACAGCGCCGGTCGGCGGACGTCGACGAGACGCGCCCGATCTAG
- the mrdA gene encoding penicillin-binding protein 2, whose product MTEIRNVELEIGRFRIRVAAAALFTVICFGLLLSRFLWLQWYKHDQYSAKAEDNRISVAPIEPNRGIIMDRNGVILARNYSAYTLEVTPSKLTDTLDNTIDELARLVDIQPRDRRRFKRLLEESRSFESLPIRSQLTDEEVARFSAQRFRFPGVDVRARLFRQYPLGESASHVVGYLGRISQRDQERIEAIDEANDADPAKYDPRKDADNYKGTNYIGKIGLEQSYETELHGLTGFEEVEVSAGGRPIRTLSTSPATPGNNLILSLDIRLQQLAEQLFGDRRGALVAIEPETGDILAFVSKPTFDPNLFVEGIDSKTWDELNGSPDKPLLNRPLRGTYPPGSTYKPFMALAALTTGKRTAAWGMHDPGFFTLGNHTFRDDKPGGHGWVDMQASIVQSCDTYYYALARDMGVNAIHDFMKPLGFGQITGIDIEGESRGILPSTDWKRKAYRKPEQQKWYDGETISLGIGQGYNSFTILQLANAVSILVNNGVAMKPHLVKAVEDSVSRKRALTVPKESYRLPLKQADIDVIKRAMVAVTHNGTAARVFAGAAYESAGKTGTAQTYTLGKNEKYNHHAIDERKRDHSLYTAFAPADHPKIALALIVENAGFGAAVAAPIARKVMDYYLLRKWPEELQATAPPPEEALRAGNRPPVDTPSVFTTGDTANAATATVMQTAPAQATVAAASGAAAAASAPGASAVAAASVPVPAARATSASETIAAQLDPAAIAPASAVTTLDDRMLQALGHSKPPASAPKAPPPHVTPASAPAPAPRTKPAKAANLAQADAAGKKPVSE is encoded by the coding sequence ATGACCGAAATCCGCAACGTCGAACTGGAAATCGGCCGCTTCCGCATCCGCGTGGCGGCGGCCGCCCTGTTCACGGTCATCTGCTTTGGCCTGCTGCTCTCGCGCTTTCTGTGGCTGCAGTGGTACAAGCACGACCAGTACTCGGCCAAGGCCGAGGACAACCGCATCTCCGTGGCGCCGATCGAGCCCAATCGCGGCATCATCATGGACCGCAACGGGGTGATCCTGGCGCGCAACTATTCGGCATACACGCTCGAAGTCACGCCGTCCAAGCTGACCGACACGCTCGACAACACGATCGACGAACTGGCGCGGCTGGTGGATATCCAGCCGCGTGACCGCCGTCGCTTCAAGCGGCTGCTGGAAGAATCGCGCAGCTTCGAAAGCCTGCCGATCCGCAGCCAGCTTACCGACGAGGAAGTGGCCAGGTTCTCGGCGCAGCGCTTCCGGTTTCCCGGGGTGGACGTGCGGGCGCGCCTGTTCCGCCAGTACCCGCTGGGCGAGTCGGCCAGCCACGTGGTGGGCTACCTGGGGCGCATCTCGCAGCGCGACCAGGAGCGGATCGAGGCGATTGACGAGGCCAACGACGCCGATCCCGCCAAGTACGATCCGCGCAAGGATGCCGACAACTACAAGGGCACCAACTACATCGGCAAGATCGGCCTGGAGCAGAGCTACGAGACCGAACTGCACGGGCTGACCGGCTTCGAGGAAGTGGAAGTCAGCGCCGGCGGGCGTCCGATTCGTACTTTGTCCACGTCGCCGGCCACGCCGGGCAACAACCTGATCCTGTCGCTGGACATCCGCCTGCAGCAATTGGCCGAACAGCTATTTGGCGACCGTCGCGGCGCGCTGGTGGCGATCGAGCCGGAAACGGGCGACATCCTGGCCTTCGTGTCGAAGCCGACCTTCGATCCGAACCTGTTCGTCGAAGGCATCGATTCCAAGACCTGGGACGAACTCAACGGATCGCCCGACAAGCCGCTGCTGAACCGGCCGCTGCGCGGCACCTATCCGCCGGGCTCCACATACAAGCCGTTCATGGCGCTGGCCGCGCTGACCACGGGCAAGCGCACGGCCGCCTGGGGCATGCACGATCCGGGATTCTTCACGCTGGGCAACCACACGTTCCGCGACGACAAGCCGGGCGGCCATGGCTGGGTGGACATGCAGGCGTCCATCGTCCAGTCGTGCGATACCTATTACTACGCGCTGGCGCGCGACATGGGCGTCAACGCGATCCACGATTTCATGAAGCCGCTGGGCTTTGGCCAGATCACCGGCATCGACATCGAGGGCGAAAGCCGCGGCATCCTGCCGTCGACCGACTGGAAGCGCAAGGCGTACCGCAAGCCCGAGCAGCAGAAGTGGTACGACGGCGAAACCATCTCGCTGGGCATCGGCCAGGGCTACAACAGCTTCACGATCCTGCAGCTGGCCAACGCGGTGTCCATCCTGGTCAATAATGGTGTGGCGATGAAGCCACATTTGGTGAAAGCCGTCGAGGATTCGGTGTCGCGCAAGCGCGCGCTGACCGTGCCCAAGGAAAGCTACCGGCTCCCGCTGAAGCAGGCCGATATCGACGTGATCAAGCGCGCGATGGTGGCCGTGACCCATAACGGCACGGCGGCGCGGGTGTTTGCCGGCGCGGCCTACGAGTCGGCGGGCAAGACCGGTACGGCCCAGACCTATACGCTGGGCAAGAACGAGAAGTACAACCACCACGCCATCGACGAGCGCAAGCGCGACCACTCGCTGTACACGGCATTCGCGCCGGCCGACCATCCGAAGATCGCGCTGGCGCTGATCGTGGAAAACGCCGGCTTTGGCGCCGCCGTGGCCGCCCCGATCGCGCGCAAGGTGATGGACTACTACCTGCTGCGCAAGTGGCCCGAGGAACTGCAGGCCACCGCGCCGCCGCCCGAGGAAGCGCTGCGCGCCGGCAACCGGCCGCCGGTGGATACCCCGAGCGTGTTCACCACGGGAGACACGGCCAATGCGGCGACGGCGACGGTGATGCAGACCGCGCCGGCCCAGGCCACCGTGGCCGCCGCCTCGGGCGCGGCCGCCGCTGCCAGCGCGCCGGGCGCCAGCGCCGTGGCTGCCGCGTCGGTGCCAGTGCCGGCCGCGCGGGCCACAAGTGCGTCGGAAACCATCGCCGCGCAGCTCGATCCGGCCGCCATCGCGCCGGCATCGGCCGTTACCACGCTCGATGACCGCATGCTGCAGGCCCTGGGCCACAGCAAGCCGCCGGCATCGGCGCCCAAGGCCCCGCCGCCGCATGTGACGCCGGCGTCGGCGCCGGCGCCCGCGCCGCGCACGAAGCCGGCCAAGGCCGCCAACCTTGCCCAGGCCGACGCGGCCGGCAAGAAACCCGTTTCAGAGTAA
- the rodA gene encoding rod shape-determining protein RodA, which yields MDKRRVASMIRTALTGFDKPLALIVFLLFATGIVALYSAAIDMPGRVEDQLRNILLSYVVMIVIAYMPTQLLMRIAVPLYTVGVALLIAVAMFGLIRKGARRWLNVGMVIQPSEIMKISMPLMLAWYFQKREGVIRWFDFVVALIILGVPVGLIAKQPDLGTGLLVLAAGLYVIYFAGLSWKIILPLLGLGVVAITLLISYESQICAPGVNWPILHDYQQHRVCTLLDPTTDPLGKGFHTIQSIIAIGSGGVTGKGWLKGTQTHLEFIPEKHTDFIFAVFSEEFGLIGNAVLLVLYLLLIFRGLYIAANAPTLFSRLLAGSITLIFFTYAFVNMGMVSGILPVVGVPLPLLSYGGTALVTLGMGIGILMSISRQKRLIQT from the coding sequence ATGGATAAACGCCGCGTCGCATCGATGATCAGGACGGCCCTGACCGGCTTCGACAAGCCGCTGGCCCTGATCGTCTTCCTGCTGTTCGCCACCGGCATCGTGGCGCTGTATTCGGCCGCCATCGACATGCCGGGCCGCGTCGAGGACCAGCTGCGCAACATCCTGCTGTCCTATGTCGTGATGATAGTGATTGCCTACATGCCGACCCAGTTGCTGATGCGGATCGCGGTGCCGCTCTACACGGTCGGGGTGGCGCTGCTGATTGCCGTGGCCATGTTCGGCCTGATCCGCAAGGGCGCGCGGCGCTGGCTCAATGTGGGCATGGTGATCCAGCCGTCGGAGATCATGAAGATCTCGATGCCGCTGATGCTGGCGTGGTACTTTCAGAAGCGCGAAGGGGTGATCCGGTGGTTCGACTTCGTGGTGGCGCTGATCATTCTGGGCGTGCCGGTTGGCCTGATCGCCAAACAGCCCGACCTGGGCACCGGCCTGCTGGTGCTGGCCGCCGGCCTGTACGTGATCTACTTTGCCGGACTGTCGTGGAAGATTATCCTGCCGCTGCTGGGCCTGGGCGTCGTGGCGATCACGCTGCTGATCAGCTATGAAAGCCAGATCTGCGCGCCGGGCGTGAACTGGCCGATCCTGCACGACTACCAGCAGCACCGCGTGTGCACGCTGCTGGACCCCACCACCGACCCGCTGGGCAAGGGCTTCCACACGATCCAGTCGATCATCGCGATCGGCTCTGGCGGCGTGACCGGCAAGGGCTGGCTCAAGGGCACGCAGACCCACCTGGAATTCATCCCCGAGAAGCACACCGACTTCATCTTCGCGGTGTTTTCCGAGGAGTTCGGCCTGATCGGCAATGCCGTGCTGCTGGTTCTGTACCTGCTGCTGATCTTCCGGGGCCTTTATATTGCGGCGAATGCGCCGACATTGTTCTCGCGGCTGCTGGCCGGCTCGATCACGCTGATCTTCTTCACCTACGCCTTCGTGAACATGGGCATGGTGAGCGGGATCCTGCCCGTGGTGGGCGTGCCGCTGCCGCTGTTGAGTTACGGTGGCACGGCATTGGTGACGTTGGGCATGGGGATCGGCATCCTGATGAGCATTTCGCGACAGAAGCGGCTCATCCAGACCTGA
- a CDS encoding DUF484 family protein, whose product MNAQDVAAYLQSNPQFFEDHAELLATVQLTSPHSHRAVSLQERQMEILREKNKGLELKLADLVRHGHENDRTQQRMHAWQLRLLAEADSHALPYAVQDGLQQVFDVPAVALRLWNVGEAFAHIEVAQGASDDLRLFAEGLRAPYCGANSGFEAASLLERDDIASLAMVTLRVPARLGEDGPGAAFGLLVLGSSEPRRFHEGMGTAYLAQIGEVAGAALNRLRD is encoded by the coding sequence ATGAATGCCCAGGACGTCGCCGCCTATCTGCAGAGCAATCCGCAGTTCTTCGAGGACCATGCCGAACTGCTGGCAACGGTGCAGCTGACCAGCCCGCACAGCCATCGGGCCGTGTCGCTGCAGGAGCGCCAGATGGAAATCCTGCGCGAGAAGAACAAGGGGCTGGAACTGAAGCTGGCAGACCTGGTTCGCCACGGCCACGAGAATGACCGCACCCAGCAGCGCATGCATGCGTGGCAACTGCGCCTGCTGGCCGAGGCCGATTCGCACGCGCTGCCGTACGCGGTGCAGGACGGGCTGCAGCAGGTTTTCGATGTGCCGGCCGTGGCGCTGCGCCTGTGGAATGTGGGCGAAGCGTTCGCGCACATCGAGGTGGCCCAGGGTGCCAGCGACGACCTGCGCCTGTTTGCCGAAGGCCTGCGTGCGCCGTACTGCGGCGCCAATAGCGGTTTCGAGGCGGCCAGCCTGCTGGAGCGCGACGACATCGCGTCGCTGGCCATGGTGACGCTGCGCGTGCCGGCCCGCCTCGGTGAAGACGGCCCCGGTGCCGCGTTCGGCCTGCTGGTGCTCGGTTCGTCCGAACCGCGCCGCTTCCACGAGGGCATGGGCACGGCCTACCTGGCGCAGATCGGCGAAGTGGCCGGCGCCGCCCTGAACCGTCTGCGCGACTGA